The Nycticebus coucang isolate mNycCou1 chromosome 10, mNycCou1.pri, whole genome shotgun sequence sequence AACATCTGATGACGTCTCGGCAGTTCTCCAGGGACCCTCCCGTGGAGGACTTCCTGCCGCTGTCCATTGTGTCCATCTTCTGCTGTTTCCCCTTTGGGATTATAGCTCTTGTTTTCTCCATCAAGGTGAGGCACAGCCCCCTCTCTGCAATGACAGATGCCTCTGCCCAGGGCTATCCTGTCTTCTAaccccctttccctcttccccttctctgtcCAAGTCCCAGCCTTCTCCCCAGGGGCCCccttgctccttccttccttccatcacaCTCCCAGACTTCACAAGGGACACCTTTCCGTTTGTTTGCCCTTCTCTCCGGAACGGACCCTACCCCTCTCACATCCCACCACTCTGTTTCTTGCCCAGTGTCTCATTTTCATTTCACTATGCCCTTTATGCCCTCCTCCTCAAGGTATTCCCCCTACTCTGTGGGTCCTGTCCTGACTTTCATTTCTATCCTGACCCCAGGTTCCTCCGTAAGGAAACTTCCTCTGGCTTCCCTTCAGCCTACCCCAGCCAAGGGCAGCCCCTCTCTGCCGTGGCTCCATCCATCCGCACCCCCTTCTTGAGGTCATTCCCACCAATCTGCCTCTCGCCCTTACAGACTCGGGATGCCAACAACTATGGAGACAGAGTGAGGGCAGAGAAGAATTCCAACATGGCCTTAGCCATGGGCGTCACGAGTATCATCTTAGGACTGCTGTT is a genomic window containing:
- the LOC128597295 gene encoding transmembrane protein 233-like isoform X2, translating into MTSRQFSRDPPVEDFLPLSIVSIFCCFPFGIIALVFSIKTRDANNYGDRVRAEKNSNMALAMGVTSIILGLLFIFFTSSFNFIR